The proteins below come from a single Halomonas binhaiensis genomic window:
- a CDS encoding phenylacetate--CoA ligase family protein: MFDNSVIDGKENLCQDLEEYYVNCIANALKRIRVGGSDYQSKLLDFGVSNHDVNSLRDINSLPFTTKKDFQENYPYGLFAVPLSEVVRLHSSSGTKNRPKIVGYTKNDIRNWETLVLRCLMMHGLSKDDIVHNSFGYGMFTGGLGLQLGVEASGATLVPASSGNTRKQIDLLRDLKATVLLSTPSFAMHLSEQSEKLNFDISRSPLRLGFMGAEPWPVNMKQQIEKALGIKAVNIYGLSEIMGPGVGVEDPNDSDSIILWSDHFYVEIVNEEGELVPDGCYGELVITSFLKEALPLIRYRTGDITRIVKRKGLSGVWVERIASRSDDMLIVKGVNMFPSQVETVLCDFPELSPYYLLEIEKHGFSDHVILNVELSRGKYNFERSQIYDISERLRKSLKDDLGVHIDIKIFNPGVLERCESKRKTVNDKRENADSSYIA; the protein is encoded by the coding sequence ATGTTTGATAATTCAGTTATCGATGGGAAAGAAAATTTATGCCAAGATCTAGAGGAGTATTATGTGAACTGCATTGCGAATGCGCTGAAGAGGATTCGTGTTGGTGGTTCAGACTATCAATCAAAGCTTTTGGACTTCGGCGTCTCTAATCATGATGTTAATTCTTTGCGTGATATAAATTCTCTTCCATTTACTACAAAAAAAGATTTTCAAGAAAATTACCCTTATGGGTTATTCGCCGTACCGCTTTCTGAAGTTGTAAGACTTCATTCTTCAAGTGGTACAAAGAACAGACCAAAGATTGTTGGGTATACCAAGAATGACATTAGGAACTGGGAAACACTTGTTCTTCGTTGCCTAATGATGCACGGGTTATCAAAAGATGACATTGTACATAATTCGTTTGGATACGGGATGTTTACCGGTGGCCTAGGTCTTCAGCTTGGAGTTGAAGCTAGTGGCGCAACATTGGTACCTGCTTCATCTGGGAATACAAGAAAACAGATTGATCTATTGCGTGATCTTAAAGCCACTGTGCTTTTGAGTACTCCTTCATTTGCAATGCATCTTTCTGAACAATCAGAAAAATTAAATTTTGACATTTCCCGTAGTCCCTTGAGGCTAGGTTTTATGGGGGCTGAGCCATGGCCAGTCAATATGAAGCAGCAAATAGAAAAGGCACTTGGCATAAAAGCTGTGAATATATATGGTTTGTCAGAAATAATGGGACCAGGAGTTGGGGTTGAAGACCCGAATGATAGTGACAGTATTATATTGTGGAGCGATCATTTTTATGTGGAAATTGTGAACGAAGAAGGTGAATTGGTACCTGACGGATGTTATGGGGAGTTAGTTATAACGAGCTTTTTGAAAGAAGCGCTTCCACTTATAAGATATAGAACTGGTGATATTACTCGTATTGTAAAGAGAAAAGGTCTTAGTGGTGTATGGGTGGAACGTATAGCTTCTCGATCTGATGACATGTTGATTGTCAAAGGGGTTAATATGTTTCCAAGTCAAGTGGAGACGGTATTGTGTGATTTTCCAGAACTATCGCCATATTACTTATTGGAAATCGAGAAGCACGGGTTTTCAGATCATGTCATACTTAATGTGGAATTGTCACGTGGGAAATACAATTTTGAAAGATCACAGATATACGATATTTCAGAAAGACTTAGAAAGTCTTTGAAGGATGATCTTGGAGTGCATATTGACATAAAAATTTTCAATCCAGGTGTTTTGGAACGATGTGAATCAAAGAGAAAAACTGTCAATGACAAACGTGAGAATGCGGACTCAAGCTATATCGCCTGA
- a CDS encoding EamA family transporter, translated as MSIFISLIAMICLGITHFINGMLSRHYDVKKISFFTHIGGFLIALIAALAYSDFTLNSLYWGALSGIASALGAIFLYRGMSTGAVSVVVPLSGVSMVVFSLIISILFLGERIGLLSSLGLVFSIPAIMLMTWSTEHAKHGHENEEKRSGVGQAVFSGFGFACQLVTLGEVSPSGALAAVAVSMFVASIVIFPYANPSIFEATRRQARIAMFAGSISALGLVLYTIAKEGQLLIISVLIVSMYPLVPVVLGVVHLKERVSSIKVLGIVFSISSIIVLTLGSVGNV; from the coding sequence TTGTCTATTTTTATTTCACTTATAGCGATGATATGTCTAGGAATTACCCATTTTATAAATGGTATGTTGTCTAGGCATTATGATGTGAAGAAGATAAGCTTCTTTACGCACATAGGTGGTTTTTTAATAGCATTAATAGCAGCGCTTGCCTATTCGGATTTTACCTTAAACTCTCTTTATTGGGGGGCTCTATCAGGTATTGCTTCAGCATTGGGCGCGATTTTTCTATATCGAGGCATGAGTACTGGTGCTGTTAGTGTAGTTGTGCCGCTTAGTGGCGTTTCGATGGTGGTTTTCTCTCTAATTATATCCATCCTGTTTCTCGGCGAGCGTATTGGTCTGTTAAGTAGTCTAGGGCTTGTTTTTTCAATCCCGGCAATTATGCTTATGACTTGGAGTACTGAGCATGCTAAACATGGCCATGAAAATGAGGAAAAAAGAAGTGGAGTAGGCCAAGCTGTTTTCTCTGGATTTGGGTTTGCATGTCAACTAGTAACATTAGGGGAAGTCTCTCCTTCAGGAGCCTTGGCCGCTGTGGCAGTTAGTATGTTTGTTGCCTCTATAGTAATTTTCCCTTATGCAAATCCTAGTATTTTTGAGGCTACTAGGAGACAGGCAAGAATTGCTATGTTTGCAGGTTCAATAAGTGCTCTTGGTCTTGTTCTCTACACGATAGCCAAAGAAGGCCAGTTGCTTATAATTAGTGTTCTGATTGTTTCAATGTACCCTCTAGTTCCTGTGGTTCTTGGTGTGGTACATCTTAAGGAAAGAGTTAGCAGTATTAAAGTGTTAGGTATTGTGTTTTCTATTTCAAGTATCATTGTTCTGACCTTGGGGAGTGTCGGTAATGTTTGA
- a CDS encoding ectoine synthase has translation MKVWSKSELRNSFQHVDNHNFDSYRLLVSDDGAQYSVHDTVIRSGETLNICYKHQEEFVYMVSGTGYVYDCFSGVRHELSPGVCYYLSIGDEHELHAITDLRGICVFTPPTRGDEVHDDTGGYPAINDLVE, from the coding sequence ATGAAGGTGTGGAGCAAGAGTGAGCTAAGGAATTCCTTTCAGCATGTAGATAATCATAATTTTGATAGTTATAGGCTTCTTGTTAGTGATGACGGGGCTCAATACTCGGTACATGATACGGTCATACGCTCTGGTGAAACTTTAAATATTTGTTATAAGCATCAAGAAGAGTTTGTTTATATGGTTTCTGGCACTGGGTATGTTTATGACTGTTTTAGTGGGGTTAGGCACGAGCTATCTCCGGGGGTGTGCTATTACTTGAGTATCGGGGATGAGCATGAGTTGCATGCTATTACAGATCTTCGGGGTATCTGTGTTTTCACACCACCGACAAGAGGCGATGAGGTACATGATGATACAGGGGGGTACCCTGCAATAAATGACTTGGTGGAGTAG
- a CDS encoding GNAT family N-acetyltransferase, translating into MIQSEIRFEHPSVVDAKSLFRLAACNDNLDLYPEYFYLVWARDFRKTSLVAKSGDRLLGYILAYIRPDDNRTLFLWQIAVDPSVRSSGLGFSLVKKLIDSVGEDVSAFEATIDVCNDAAYNTLTSLAKQYETNVSQKDLFLESDFISSHHKETLIRLERKKELVNEGVEQE; encoded by the coding sequence ATGATCCAAAGTGAAATTAGATTTGAGCATCCGTCGGTAGTTGATGCAAAAAGCTTGTTTCGACTGGCAGCTTGCAATGACAATTTGGATTTATATCCTGAGTATTTTTATCTTGTTTGGGCACGAGATTTCAGGAAGACATCTCTGGTGGCCAAGTCTGGGGATAGATTGCTTGGTTATATTCTTGCATATATCAGGCCTGATGATAATAGAACGCTGTTTTTGTGGCAGATAGCTGTTGATCCTAGTGTAAGAAGTTCTGGATTAGGCTTTTCGTTAGTCAAAAAATTGATCGATAGTGTAGGCGAAGATGTTAGTGCATTTGAAGCTACGATTGATGTTTGTAATGACGCAGCATACAACACGCTGACGTCACTTGCCAAACAGTATGAGACTAATGTGTCTCAAAAAGATTTATTTTTAGAGAGCGATTTTATTAGCAGTCATCATAAAGAAACTTTGATACGACTTGAGAGGAAAAAGGAGTTGGTGAATGAAGGTGTGGAGCAAGAGTGA
- a CDS encoding LysR family transcriptional regulator has translation MSNKHEITLTQLRAFKSVADSQSYTKAASCTGVSQSGISHSLTRLEDFFETPLFSYNGRNISGLTPVGSKLYTFTTNIITELNNINSLADFSRSTPKERLNIASINSVATSYLNNIQNNKIESCIRNVLTGFEHEVERWVMDGIADIGFTTDISNTISQKWKGKFHWKVAFQDELVVIVPKAHPLANNLEVSLDQASDFPLIISSGGCEDLVYNFFEESGISRSELVIRLWVNNFSTLIQMARNDVGVSIVPRLALRKEDTRGIETLSLNPILYRSILVFGLTDNMSRPEIKYFFENFKNEKNNFNY, from the coding sequence ATGAGCAACAAACATGAAATAACACTGACTCAGCTTCGTGCCTTCAAGAGTGTAGCGGACTCACAATCTTACACTAAAGCTGCTTCATGTACTGGTGTAAGCCAATCCGGTATCAGCCATTCCTTAACAAGACTTGAGGATTTCTTTGAAACTCCACTTTTTTCCTACAACGGTAGAAACATTTCTGGCCTTACTCCCGTGGGGAGTAAACTATACACTTTCACTACAAACATCATAACAGAACTAAATAATATTAACTCCCTCGCAGACTTTTCAAGAAGCACACCCAAGGAACGACTTAACATCGCTTCGATCAATAGCGTTGCCACATCATATCTAAACAACATACAGAACAACAAAATTGAAAGCTGCATTAGGAACGTACTCACGGGGTTTGAGCATGAAGTGGAAAGATGGGTCATGGATGGAATAGCTGACATCGGATTTACAACGGATATCTCAAACACTATCTCACAAAAGTGGAAAGGAAAATTTCATTGGAAGGTTGCATTTCAAGACGAGCTGGTTGTAATTGTTCCCAAGGCACACCCTCTAGCCAACAACCTTGAAGTTTCTCTTGATCAAGCTAGTGACTTCCCACTAATTATTTCTTCAGGTGGGTGCGAGGATTTAGTATATAATTTTTTTGAAGAATCAGGAATTTCACGCAGTGAACTTGTGATACGACTATGGGTTAATAACTTTAGCACTTTGATCCAAATGGCTAGAAATGACGTTGGCGTTTCTATTGTTCCTAGACTTGCCCTTCGCAAGGAAGACACTAGAGGCATTGAGACACTAAGCTTAAATCCTATTTTATACAGATCCATCTTAGTTTTCGGACTGACGGATAATATGAGTCGCCCTGAGATAAAGTACTTCTTCGAAAACTTCAAGAACGAAAAAAACAATTTTAATTATTAA
- a CDS encoding isochorismatase family protein — translation MSNRAIIVVDIQNEYFPGGKLPLESIETAATNAAKVIEHARSVKDLVIHVRHESAHMSAAAGEKDRRGAMHLRDMPESGLAALNSNGESVEMELARQLVA, via the coding sequence ATGAGTAACCGCGCCATCATTGTTGTAGATATCCAGAATGAATATTTCCCCGGTGGCAAGCTGCCGCTGGAGAGTATTGAAACAGCAGCAACGAATGCAGCCAAAGTCATTGAGCATGCTCGATCGGTAAAGGATCTCGTCATCCATGTTCGGCATGAGTCCGCTCACATGTCTGCGGCTGCTGGCGAGAAAGATCGCCGTGGCGCAATGCACCTCCGGGACATGCCCGAGTCGGGCCTGGCTGCACTCAATAGCAATGGCGAGTCGGTCGAGATGGAACTGGCCAGACAACTGGTTGCTTGA
- a CDS encoding MBL fold metallo-hydrolase, with translation MLIKTFASSLTLTTALIAGSASADSTSQETTPQVQQIRNATLKITYGDTTFLIDPMLAEQGAYPGFENTYRSELRNPLVGLPMPAEDVIADTDAVIVTHTHLDHWDAAAQELLPKDIPLFTQNAADAELIRSQGFSDVRILDGDAEFGGVQLHKTGGQHGSDTLYAVPELAQSLGDVMGVVFEAPGQKTTYVVGDSVWRDEVEQALERYNPEVIVLNTGAAEVTGFEGDPIIMGKEDTLRTHQAVPNATIIAVHMDAVNHMTLSRDELADYVQAEGIQDHVLIPADGEVISF, from the coding sequence ATGCTGATCAAGACATTCGCAAGTTCCTTGACCCTGACCACGGCCCTCATCGCCGGCAGTGCATCCGCGGACTCGACTTCTCAGGAGACAACGCCGCAGGTGCAGCAGATCCGCAATGCCACGCTGAAGATCACCTATGGCGATACCACTTTCCTGATCGACCCAATGCTGGCTGAGCAGGGCGCCTATCCGGGCTTCGAAAACACCTATCGCAGCGAATTGCGCAATCCGTTGGTTGGGCTGCCAATGCCGGCAGAGGATGTGATCGCCGACACGGACGCCGTGATCGTTACCCACACTCATCTCGACCACTGGGACGCTGCCGCTCAGGAGTTGCTACCGAAGGATATTCCCCTGTTCACCCAGAATGCCGCCGATGCTGAGCTGATTCGCTCCCAGGGCTTCAGTGATGTGCGCATTCTCGATGGTGATGCCGAGTTCGGCGGGGTGCAGCTCCACAAGACAGGTGGCCAGCACGGCTCTGATACGCTCTATGCCGTCCCCGAGCTGGCACAATCATTAGGCGATGTCATGGGCGTGGTCTTCGAGGCGCCGGGACAGAAGACCACCTATGTGGTTGGTGATAGCGTCTGGCGCGATGAGGTCGAGCAGGCACTGGAGCGCTACAACCCTGAGGTGATCGTGCTGAATACCGGCGCCGCCGAGGTGACCGGCTTCGAAGGCGACCCCATCATCATGGGCAAGGAAGATACGCTGCGTACCCATCAGGCGGTTCCAAATGCCACCATTATCGCGGTGCATATGGACGCGGTGAACCATATGACGCTGAGCCGGGACGAATTGGCCGATTATGTGCAGGCAGAAGGCATCCAGGATCACGTCTTGATTCCCGCCGACGGCGAGGTCATCTCTTTTTGA
- a CDS encoding GlxA family transcriptional regulator — MSLPRVGLILHPNISPFHFSVPYTVFGMALPDRLLFDLFIVAPEGTPLQAERVMTLQPDGGLELLDRVDIAVVPGWHDLNEAPAPELAEALTRCHERGAHVVGLCYGTYALAYAGLLDGRRASTHWMAEQDFSDRFPRVKLDTNALYVEEDRLVTSAGTAAGLDCCLFLVREYYGAQIANKVARVMVVPPHREGGQAQFIEQPVATSTQDAHINHLLDYLREHLAESHTIDELADHTAMSRRTFTRHFHKATGMTVVEWLVSERLRRGRELLENTSLSVEAIAERAGFRTATSFRQHFRQRHQVSPRDWRKTFGEPKD; from the coding sequence TTGTCACTGCCCCGCGTCGGGCTGATCCTTCACCCGAATATCAGTCCTTTTCATTTCTCGGTGCCCTACACGGTGTTCGGTATGGCCTTGCCCGACCGCCTACTGTTCGATCTATTCATCGTGGCACCAGAGGGAACGCCGCTGCAGGCCGAGCGAGTAATGACACTGCAGCCCGACGGCGGCCTGGAACTGCTGGACAGGGTAGATATCGCAGTGGTACCTGGCTGGCATGACCTGAATGAAGCGCCAGCGCCAGAGTTGGCCGAGGCGCTCACCCGTTGTCATGAGCGAGGCGCCCATGTGGTAGGACTCTGTTACGGCACCTATGCCCTCGCTTATGCCGGGCTGCTGGACGGTAGACGGGCATCGACTCACTGGATGGCCGAGCAGGACTTCAGTGATCGCTTTCCCAGAGTCAAGCTGGACACCAATGCGCTCTATGTGGAGGAAGATCGTCTGGTGACATCTGCCGGTACCGCAGCCGGCCTGGATTGTTGCTTGTTCCTGGTACGCGAATATTACGGCGCGCAGATTGCCAACAAGGTGGCCCGTGTCATGGTAGTCCCACCACATCGGGAGGGAGGACAGGCGCAGTTCATAGAGCAGCCGGTTGCCACCTCTACCCAGGACGCCCATATCAACCACCTGCTCGACTATCTGCGGGAACACCTGGCGGAATCACACACCATTGACGAACTCGCTGACCATACGGCCATGAGCCGGCGTACCTTCACGCGCCATTTCCACAAGGCCACCGGCATGACGGTAGTGGAATGGCTAGTGAGCGAGCGGTTACGGCGTGGCCGCGAGCTATTGGAAAACACATCATTGTCGGTAGAAGCCATTGCGGAAAGGGCCGGTTTTCGCACAGCAACATCTTTTCGGCAACATTTCAGACAGCGCCATCAGGTCAGTCCCCGCGACTGGCGCAAGACATTCGGCGAGCCAAAAGACTGA
- a CDS encoding ABC transporter permease subunit — translation MTDFNLSAGAHRRRMHGRWLIPFLSRLITLSGVVLLVGLLPWLSGRDPALSILRARAGEQNPTQEALDAIRMQLGLDLGPVEKLSTWVTGLLHGDAGNSWISGAPVLPGMLQATQVSLTLMLAALLVAVVTAVLICLPTMRRGLAGNPTSTSGAVGATLTALPEFLLASLLLVVFAAWLKWFPPYGWGEPRHLVLPALALGLPGGGLIGRLFSDALTVAFSERWLATWHVAGFERRRIVLAVLQRTLPSLMPQVGLVVIGLTGGAIAVEQVFSIPGLGRATLGAASAQDLPALQAGILILLLIAVVLGAAINLGRSALLGPALRTGAIPVAAHARHAGRGRWVVPVGAVVILAVIILAGLGRDPMASAYLRLQPPSLALPLGADGTGRDILARVSHGALSTMGMALVTVFITFVIGVLIGLMPRLAAGPIEITNATPPVIAGLIVAGVMGPSASGAVIAVTAVTWAPLAAHTAALVTEVMGQAHIRITPILGVGSFRLLIRYLIPSVIGPVFRHAMLRLPGTALALASLGFLGLGPRPPAPEWGLLLSESMPYLERAPWAVLLPALALVLMSVLAVSLSSMWRRTE, via the coding sequence ATGACAGACTTTAACCTTTCGGCTGGGGCGCATCGTCGCCGTATGCATGGGCGCTGGCTCATTCCGTTCCTATCACGACTCATCACGTTGTCAGGCGTTGTGTTACTGGTGGGGCTGTTGCCATGGTTGTCTGGTCGGGACCCTGCGCTCAGCATTTTGCGTGCCCGGGCCGGAGAGCAGAATCCGACTCAGGAAGCCTTGGATGCTATTCGCATGCAGTTGGGGCTTGATCTCGGGCCAGTGGAGAAACTGTCGACTTGGGTAACGGGGCTCCTCCATGGGGATGCAGGTAACTCATGGATTTCCGGCGCCCCAGTGCTACCAGGGATGCTACAGGCGACCCAGGTCTCGCTGACGTTGATGTTAGCTGCACTGCTGGTGGCAGTAGTGACTGCCGTGTTGATTTGCCTGCCGACCATGCGGCGTGGACTTGCTGGTAATCCAACATCAACATCGGGTGCCGTTGGCGCTACGCTTACGGCTTTGCCTGAATTTCTGCTGGCATCGCTTCTATTGGTGGTCTTTGCAGCCTGGTTGAAGTGGTTTCCGCCTTATGGCTGGGGAGAACCTCGCCATCTTGTATTGCCAGCGTTGGCGCTGGGACTGCCGGGAGGAGGACTGATAGGGCGGCTGTTCAGTGATGCATTGACGGTAGCATTCTCCGAACGCTGGCTTGCGACCTGGCATGTGGCAGGCTTTGAACGGCGTCGCATCGTATTGGCGGTCTTGCAGCGTACCTTGCCAAGCTTGATGCCTCAGGTTGGGCTGGTCGTCATAGGGTTAACCGGAGGTGCCATCGCTGTAGAGCAGGTGTTTTCTATCCCCGGGCTCGGGCGCGCGACATTAGGTGCTGCCTCGGCTCAGGACTTGCCGGCGCTTCAGGCAGGCATTCTGATCTTGCTCCTCATTGCTGTTGTGCTGGGAGCCGCCATCAATCTCGGTCGTTCTGCACTGCTGGGGCCTGCACTCCGTACCGGTGCCATTCCTGTAGCTGCCCATGCTCGTCATGCAGGGCGAGGACGCTGGGTTGTCCCGGTAGGGGCGGTGGTGATACTCGCTGTGATCATCCTTGCAGGCCTGGGGCGTGACCCTATGGCTTCCGCCTATCTGCGGTTGCAGCCTCCGAGTTTGGCTCTACCATTAGGTGCCGACGGTACCGGTCGCGATATTCTGGCACGTGTTAGCCATGGTGCACTTTCCACTATGGGTATGGCGCTGGTCACGGTTTTCATTACCTTCGTGATCGGTGTCCTGATTGGGCTCATGCCGCGGTTGGCGGCAGGACCCATAGAGATTACCAATGCTACACCTCCTGTGATTGCCGGATTGATCGTCGCCGGGGTCATGGGGCCTAGTGCAAGCGGGGCGGTCATTGCGGTGACTGCTGTGACCTGGGCGCCGTTGGCTGCCCACACGGCGGCGCTGGTAACCGAAGTGATGGGGCAAGCACATATTAGGATTACGCCAATTCTGGGGGTGGGCAGCTTTCGCCTATTGATCCGGTATCTCATACCTTCCGTCATCGGGCCGGTATTTCGGCACGCAATGCTGAGGCTGCCGGGAACGGCTCTGGCATTAGCGTCACTGGGTTTTCTCGGGTTGGGGCCTCGCCCTCCTGCGCCAGAGTGGGGGCTTTTGCTCTCGGAGAGCATGCCTTATCTGGAGCGTGCACCGTGGGCAGTACTGTTGCCAGCGCTGGCACTTGTGCTGATGTCGGTACTGGCAGTTTCCTTGTCCAGTATGTGGAGGCGTACGGAATAA
- a CDS encoding ABC transporter substrate-binding protein, translating to MTSRAPLSFSIAALSLAMLAGCQQEDPKGADTAASGEQRIRVAMLQPPRSGLNPLTDDAFKLSRWSTAETLVRLNDDGDPQPFLATEWEQLDPRTWRFEIREGVTFHDGSHLTAEQVVKALSAATKASPKPRILDGVSMTIEAEDDHAVIVRTAEADPLVPNRLSSPQLAILAASAYGEDGRVNPIEAGTGPFVLKEINGTQSARLDRYEGYWGEKAELAGIDADYVPDGTARGAALRTGTADVVEAVPVSQVALIDPELVHEVPMPRTNTLYLNTETGPFQNPGLRAAARQAIDRDAIVRTVYEGRADVAKGLLGPALPWADELRSPIEGRTPAADPEGAKITLATFTDRAELPEVAVLLEQQLTTAGFTVQQEVRQYAHIEADMLSGEFDAFILSRATMLDSGDPVAYLYSDFACEGSFNIAQLCDPDIDAALKRAADLPQGPERRQAIIDAEATILATDAAVPMLHERVIQGESPHVVAAERDPRERRLVTEHTRLAGESDE from the coding sequence TTGACGTCACGTGCCCCATTATCTTTCTCTATCGCTGCACTTTCATTGGCCATGCTCGCGGGCTGTCAGCAAGAAGACCCCAAGGGGGCTGATACTGCTGCCAGTGGAGAGCAGCGCATTCGAGTTGCCATGCTGCAGCCACCCCGTTCTGGTTTGAACCCGCTGACTGACGATGCCTTCAAGCTCTCGCGCTGGAGTACGGCGGAGACGTTGGTACGCCTCAATGATGATGGTGATCCGCAGCCGTTCCTGGCGACAGAGTGGGAGCAACTGGACCCTAGAACCTGGCGCTTCGAGATTCGTGAGGGTGTTACCTTTCATGATGGTAGCCACCTGACGGCAGAGCAGGTGGTCAAGGCATTATCTGCGGCCACGAAGGCTTCGCCCAAGCCGCGTATCCTGGATGGCGTCTCGATGACGATCGAGGCCGAAGATGATCACGCTGTCATCGTGCGCACCGCAGAGGCTGATCCCTTGGTACCCAATCGTCTCTCCAGTCCGCAGCTGGCGATTCTAGCGGCAAGTGCCTATGGCGAGGATGGACGTGTCAATCCCATCGAAGCCGGTACCGGCCCATTCGTGCTCAAGGAGATCAACGGTACCCAAAGTGCCAGGCTTGATCGCTACGAGGGGTACTGGGGGGAAAAGGCTGAGCTGGCAGGCATTGATGCAGACTACGTGCCCGATGGTACGGCGCGAGGCGCGGCTTTGCGCACTGGTACCGCAGATGTCGTCGAGGCCGTGCCGGTTTCTCAAGTGGCGCTGATTGACCCCGAGCTGGTTCATGAAGTGCCGATGCCGCGGACTAACACGCTCTACCTCAACACTGAAACAGGCCCTTTTCAGAATCCTGGCCTGCGGGCGGCAGCCCGCCAGGCAATTGATCGTGACGCCATCGTCAGGACGGTATACGAGGGGCGGGCTGATGTTGCCAAGGGACTCCTGGGGCCTGCACTACCGTGGGCCGATGAATTGCGTTCGCCCATTGAGGGCAGAACACCCGCAGCGGACCCAGAAGGTGCCAAGATCACGCTTGCCACCTTCACTGATCGGGCAGAACTGCCGGAAGTCGCGGTACTGCTTGAGCAGCAGTTGACGACAGCAGGGTTCACTGTTCAGCAGGAAGTCCGCCAGTATGCCCATATTGAAGCGGACATGCTGTCAGGTGAGTTCGACGCTTTCATATTATCGCGAGCGACCATGCTCGACTCTGGTGATCCAGTGGCCTACCTGTACAGCGATTTCGCCTGTGAAGGCTCCTTCAACATCGCCCAGCTTTGTGACCCCGACATTGACGCGGCGCTGAAGAGAGCGGCTGACCTGCCCCAGGGGCCAGAGCGCCGCCAGGCCATTATTGATGCCGAGGCCACGATTCTGGCAACCGATGCTGCAGTACCAATGCTTCATGAGCGTGTCATTCAGGGGGAGTCACCTCATGTGGTAGCGGCAGAGCGAGATCCGCGGGAGCGTAGACTGGTCACCGAACATACACGACTCGCGGGTGAGAGTGACGAGTGA
- a CDS encoding ABC transporter ATP-binding protein, producing the protein MQSIDRFNEDGSLLSVTGLNKFAGIAGFWRRGTRRQILKNVSFQLFPGECIGLAGVSGAGKTTLLNLILALESADAGGISCLGKPIAPASVSSLRWYRRTVQYVPQDPASSLDPRMSVRDLVREPLARLRVDCNHDRRVEESLEQVGLESRLLTRRPGQLSGGQAQRVAIARAIAVRPKLLLADEPLSGLDLPAQTRVTRVLESLNQSAGIGLLIISHDLSVISRLCQRTIILDNGAIIEDRPTLELFRAPVHARTEALLQAAMTLSIRGSTRDRVSP; encoded by the coding sequence ATGCAGAGCATAGACCGGTTCAACGAAGACGGTTCTCTGCTTAGCGTCACAGGGCTCAACAAGTTTGCAGGAATCGCCGGTTTCTGGAGAAGGGGCACCAGACGGCAGATATTGAAGAACGTGAGTTTCCAGCTGTTTCCTGGTGAATGCATCGGACTGGCTGGCGTATCCGGAGCGGGCAAGACAACACTGCTGAATCTGATTCTCGCATTGGAGAGTGCCGACGCAGGGGGCATCTCGTGTCTCGGCAAGCCCATTGCCCCCGCATCGGTGAGTTCGCTGCGCTGGTATCGGCGAACAGTTCAGTATGTTCCCCAGGACCCTGCATCTTCATTGGATCCGCGGATGAGTGTCCGTGATCTTGTCAGAGAGCCACTCGCGAGGCTGCGTGTCGACTGCAATCACGATCGGCGCGTGGAGGAGTCTCTAGAGCAAGTTGGGCTGGAGAGCCGGCTTTTGACACGCCGCCCTGGACAACTCTCTGGAGGGCAAGCTCAGCGTGTTGCGATCGCGCGCGCGATCGCTGTACGCCCGAAACTGTTACTGGCCGATGAGCCCTTGAGTGGTCTCGACCTCCCGGCCCAGACCCGCGTGACCCGAGTGCTGGAGTCGTTGAATCAGTCTGCCGGTATCGGACTGCTCATCATCTCTCACGACCTTTCGGTGATCTCCCGACTTTGCCAGCGAACCATCATTCTGGATAACGGCGCCATTATTGAAGACCGTCCTACGCTAGAGCTGTTCCGTGCCCCCGTGCATGCGCGAACCGAGGCTCTGCTTCAAGCGGCCATGACCCTGTCGATTCGCGGTTCAACACGAGATAGGGTGAGCCCATGA